Genomic window (ANME-2 cluster archaeon):
GATGGATAATGTGGAGAGATTGTATGAGATAATGGGGGCAATAAATAGGGTTGTTCCCGGTCAGGTATTAATGGACTATTTCGGAGGGTTCTTTTCGCCCAAGTTCAGTTTCATCAAAATCTTTATCAAAACTGATGATCTCCAATTGATGTTTTTCAGCCAGCATATATTGATATGTATCATCAAAATCGAGATTGAATTTTTCAGCCGTTATGGGTAAATTGGTCAAATCTTCCGGCACTGCTGAGAGTATTTCTATTCCATCGATTACCATATCTTCCAGAAATGATGTGAAGACATCGTATTTCCCAAGCCTGAATAGAATTATGCCAATAGAATGAAGTGAAAGGTCGGTCATATATGTCTTTTCCAAATCTGTTTCCTGAAAAAAACGGATAACGGAATCTGCTTTTCTTGATAGAGAAGACCTTCCAGAAATATGTTGGTATCTATGAGATACATCAGTCTCTCCATTCAAGGGCTTTTTCCTGGAGTTCCAGGGAAGTGTACTGGCTGCGATATTCTTTCAGGCTGCCTATCCACTTCAGTGTGGGCTTTTTCCTTTTCCCGGGAGTTTTCCTGGTGAGCAGAAAGTCTATGAAATCGGCTGCCTCTTTTTGCAGTTCTGGTGGCAGCATATCGATTTTATGCTCTAAAGACCTGGTTGACATGTTCCTCTTTTTACTTTATGTTCTGTATCTTTATAAGGTTTTTAGTTGAAGGTATTGTTCATACTGAATATGCTGTTGGATTTTTACGGAATCTAAGCACCTCTTCTGCCCTCACCGCCGCTGGCCGATGAAGGAGGAGAGGGGCGTGGATGGGGTATGCAACGATGGGGGTGTGGCGTATCTAAAGATTAGCAACGAACTCATAGTATCATTGACAAACTTGAAGAAAAGCATAACGTAAAACCTAAAGAAGTAAAAGAAGTATTGTGTGGAAAACCTAAATTTCGCTTTGTTGAGAAGGGTTTC
Coding sequences:
- a CDS encoding DUF2281 domain-containing protein, which gives rise to MSTRSLEHKIDMLPPELQKEAADFIDFLLTRKTPGKRKKPTLKWIGSLKEYRSQYTSLELQEKALEWRD
- a CDS encoding PIN domain-containing protein, coding for MNGETDVSHRYQHISGRSSLSRKADSVIRFFQETDLEKTYMTDLSLHSIGIILFRLGKYDVFTSFLEDMVIDGIEILSAVPEDLTNLPITAEKFNLDFDDTYQYMLAEKHQLEIISFDKDFDETELGRKEPSEIVH